The Nocardia sp. XZ_19_385 genome contains a region encoding:
- a CDS encoding MFS transporter: protein MTNSTTTSLSHRQVLTILSGLLLGIFLAALDQNIVSVAIVPIANDLHSFDEQAWATTAYLITATVSTPLYGKLADIYGRKPCYLIAIGVFVLGSIACTFATSMYELAAFRAFQGLGAGGLMSLAFTILSDIVPARERVRYQGYFMVVFGSSTVLGPVLGGFFSGYDELVRLDGWRWVFLVNVPIGVLAFVVVAKFLNVPHVRQKQRIDWFGALMLTVGVVPLLIIAEQGREWGWESQRALICYGVAASGVLLFIIVELLMKDAALIPMRLFDNSTFSVSILGGFIVGVAMFGAIVLVPLYFQVVRGYSPTKSGLLMLPLVVGIMIGAQISGMVTQRTGRYKMLPVGGCFLITIGAVLHAQVEFDSPLWQPLVCGGVIGAGLGFCMQTLIIAAQNAGPLQDMGVSTAAATFFRQMGGTLGVAIFLTILFNLLPHKIIDAFGGQLPAGFDTTQLGGITSDASGIGNMPEELRTPVLIGFTDAMNGVFYTAAGVALVAGLVLLFMRELPLQDDPVELLIVSDAAREPHPDDEHDWDGAAQALLSEPEPEPAGDEEEDEDVDEAAFAEIEHGHPSLTGRIHHEDGRPVPEAALTLIDKRGHQVTRATGDSYGDYAIYAPEPGTYVLIVSAAGHQPTAISVVAGPWPQQLDLTLMGSSEVSGVVRSVVSGNPIDGATVTLTDRRGEVVGAAITTEDGHFVCHDVVSGSYTLVVIAEHMRPYAAALTVPHTGLLRHDIDMDPMAVLAGIAVADGRAVPDVQIMVLDVAGDLTATVRTDEEGLYVVPDLPEGEYTVVARGYPPITSRVTVSGGEVEHNVRLGYGREIDEELLDRADANG, encoded by the coding sequence ATGACGAACTCGACAACCACCTCGCTGTCGCACCGGCAGGTCCTGACCATCCTGTCCGGTTTGTTATTGGGCATCTTCCTGGCCGCCCTGGACCAGAACATCGTCAGCGTGGCGATCGTGCCGATAGCCAACGACCTGCACAGTTTCGATGAACAGGCCTGGGCCACAACGGCATACCTGATCACCGCGACGGTCAGTACGCCGCTGTACGGCAAGCTCGCCGACATCTACGGCCGGAAACCCTGCTACCTCATCGCGATCGGGGTGTTCGTCCTCGGCTCGATCGCCTGCACTTTCGCCACGTCCATGTACGAGCTCGCGGCCTTCCGCGCCTTCCAGGGCTTGGGCGCGGGCGGTTTGATGTCGCTGGCGTTCACCATCCTCAGCGATATCGTGCCGGCCCGCGAAAGAGTGCGCTACCAGGGCTATTTCATGGTGGTCTTCGGCTCTTCGACGGTGTTGGGCCCGGTGCTCGGCGGCTTCTTCTCCGGCTACGACGAGCTCGTGCGGCTGGACGGCTGGCGCTGGGTGTTCCTGGTGAACGTGCCGATCGGCGTGCTCGCCTTCGTGGTCGTCGCCAAATTCCTGAACGTTCCGCACGTGCGTCAGAAACAACGCATCGACTGGTTCGGTGCGCTGATGCTGACCGTCGGTGTGGTGCCGCTGCTGATCATCGCCGAGCAGGGTCGCGAGTGGGGCTGGGAGTCCCAGCGCGCGCTCATCTGTTACGGCGTCGCGGCCTCGGGTGTGCTGCTGTTCATCATCGTGGAATTGCTGATGAAGGACGCCGCCCTGATTCCGATGCGGCTGTTCGACAATTCCACCTTCAGCGTGTCCATTCTCGGCGGCTTCATTGTCGGTGTCGCGATGTTCGGCGCCATTGTCCTGGTGCCGCTGTATTTCCAAGTGGTGCGCGGATATTCACCGACGAAGTCGGGTTTGCTGATGCTGCCGCTGGTGGTCGGTATCATGATCGGCGCGCAGATCTCGGGGATGGTCACCCAGCGCACCGGCAGATACAAGATGCTGCCCGTGGGGGGCTGTTTCCTCATCACGATCGGCGCGGTGCTGCACGCCCAGGTGGAGTTCGACAGCCCGCTGTGGCAGCCGCTGGTCTGCGGCGGTGTGATCGGCGCCGGGCTCGGCTTCTGCATGCAGACGCTGATCATCGCCGCGCAGAACGCCGGACCCCTGCAAGACATGGGCGTGTCCACCGCCGCGGCGACCTTCTTCCGGCAGATGGGCGGCACGCTCGGCGTCGCCATCTTCCTGACGATTCTGTTCAATCTGTTGCCGCACAAGATCATCGACGCGTTCGGCGGGCAGCTGCCCGCGGGCTTCGACACCACGCAGCTCGGCGGCATCACCAGCGATGCCAGCGGCATCGGCAACATGCCCGAGGAGTTGAGAACCCCGGTCCTGATCGGCTTCACCGATGCCATGAACGGCGTGTTCTATACCGCCGCGGGCGTGGCCCTGGTCGCCGGTCTGGTGCTGCTGTTCATGAGAGAGCTTCCGCTGCAAGACGATCCGGTCGAACTGCTGATAGTTTCCGACGCCGCGCGCGAGCCGCACCCGGACGACGAGCACGACTGGGACGGGGCGGCCCAGGCCCTGTTGTCCGAACCCGAACCTGAACCGGCCGGCGACGAAGAAGAGGACGAGGACGTGGACGAAGCGGCCTTCGCCGAAATCGAGCACGGGCATCCGTCGCTGACCGGCCGCATTCATCACGAAGACGGCAGACCCGTGCCCGAGGCCGCGCTCACCCTGATCGACAAGCGCGGCCACCAGGTCACCCGCGCCACCGGCGACAGTTACGGCGACTACGCCATCTACGCGCCCGAGCCCGGCACCTACGTCCTGATCGTCTCCGCCGCCGGCCACCAGCCCACCGCCATCAGCGTGGTCGCCGGCCCCTGGCCCCAGCAGCTGGATCTCACCCTCATGGGTTCGAGCGAGGTATCGGGCGTGGTGCGCTCGGTCGTCAGCGGCAATCCCATCGACGGCGCTACCGTCACGCTCACCGATCGGCGCGGCGAGGTGGTCGGCGCCGCCATCACCACCGAGGACGGCCATTTCGTCTGCCACGACGTGGTTTCCGGCAGCTATACCCTGGTGGTGATCGCGGAGCACATGCGTCCGTACGCGGCCGCGCTCACCGTGCCGCACACCGGCCTGCTGCGCCACGACATCGATATGGATCCGATGGCGGTACTCGCCGGGATCGCCGTGGCCGACGGAAGAGCCGTGCCGGACGTGCAGATCATGGTGCTGGATGTAGCGGGCGATCTCACCGCGACGGTGCGCACCGATGAGGAAGGGCTCTACGTCGTCCCGGATCTGCCCGAAGGCGAATACACCGTGGTGGCGCGAGGATACCCGCCGATCACCAGCCGCGTCACCGTGTCCGGCGGGGAAGTCGAACACAATGTGCGCCTGGGTTATGGCCGGGAGATCGACGAGGAGTTACTCGATCGCGCCGACGCAAACGGGTAA
- a CDS encoding PHB depolymerase family esterase, with amino-acid sequence MSWLRNIGAIAIALTAVVAVACGDSDPPPPADKPGPGDQTVDLEFDGKARAYTVHAPPGYDGKTALPVVVVMHYRPGTSAEIAQTSGMNAKADQENFLVVYPQGLNEAYNALVCCGSEDDVGFIKQVVARMTEQWKADPKRVYATGISNGADMSYKLAVEVPGTFAAIAPVSGGFIGDKALKDAAYKPATPVSVITFLGGKDRAAAQLGLGIETWQQRQGCAAEPVPQALPRGITLTAGKCADGSDVQVYKMPEMNHSWPGGQRGGLVDPAAGVSATDLMWEFFKTHTR; translated from the coding sequence ATGTCGTGGCTACGCAATATTGGTGCCATCGCGATCGCTCTGACCGCCGTAGTGGCGGTGGCCTGTGGTGATTCCGACCCACCGCCGCCCGCGGATAAACCCGGGCCGGGTGACCAGACCGTCGACCTCGAATTCGACGGTAAGGCAAGGGCTTACACGGTGCACGCACCGCCGGGTTATGACGGCAAGACCGCACTGCCGGTGGTGGTCGTAATGCATTACCGCCCGGGGACTTCCGCGGAGATCGCCCAGACCTCCGGGATGAATGCCAAAGCGGATCAGGAGAATTTCCTCGTCGTCTATCCGCAGGGACTGAACGAGGCCTACAACGCTTTGGTCTGCTGCGGCTCCGAGGATGACGTCGGGTTCATCAAGCAGGTGGTCGCCCGGATGACCGAGCAGTGGAAAGCCGACCCGAAACGCGTTTACGCGACCGGCATTTCGAACGGCGCGGACATGTCGTACAAGCTCGCGGTGGAAGTGCCCGGGACCTTCGCCGCCATCGCGCCGGTGAGTGGTGGGTTCATCGGTGACAAGGCGTTGAAAGACGCGGCCTATAAACCGGCCACACCGGTTTCGGTGATCACCTTCCTCGGCGGCAAGGATCGGGCCGCCGCCCAGCTCGGTCTCGGGATCGAAACCTGGCAGCAGCGGCAGGGCTGCGCGGCGGAACCGGTGCCGCAGGCACTTCCGCGGGGGATCACGCTGACCGCGGGGAAGTGTGCCGATGGCAGCGACGTACAGGTCTACAAGATGCCGGAGATGAACCACTCGTGGCCCGGCGGGCAGCGCGGCGGTCTGGTGGATCCCGCCGCCGGAGTCAGCGCCACCGACCTGATGTGGGAATTTTTCAAAACACACACCAGGTGA
- a CDS encoding AIM24 family protein: MTALARGENRPAPGDQLTVTVACTDPVDVSALLLGANGKVRSDSDFVFFNQPVGPGVTYRHGGGGPDVVEVRTSALPADVDKVVVTASLDRPGTFAAAGSLLATIGSSSGTLTFPMTGLSTETAVVCVEIYRRGGAWKVRAVGQGYDNGLAGIATAFGVNIDDEPAAPPYQQPPPPAYQQPPAPAYQPPPQPAYSAPPQFQQGAQPMQSDLFNPSFAEATGPGIQKQGGKMIKVAVAGEVMARTGSMVAYQGDLQFKALGSGGIGRAIQQRLTGEGVPLMKVTGRGDLFLANAAADVHTVDLDGTDGLTINGSNVLAFDSSLRYDVKMVSGAAGVASNAGLFNCVFTGRGRIAITTHGSPVVLQVDQPTFADPQAAVAWSSSLSTGIKRNDSFGLSRLIGRSTGEGLTLSFSGRGFVIVQPSELPPGGLLGGTGGGQQAGQSGGALGGLFS, encoded by the coding sequence GTGACCGCGCTGGCTCGCGGTGAGAACCGGCCCGCACCCGGCGACCAGCTGACGGTCACTGTTGCCTGCACCGATCCCGTCGATGTGTCCGCGCTGCTGCTCGGCGCGAACGGCAAGGTGCGCTCCGACTCCGACTTCGTGTTCTTCAATCAGCCGGTCGGGCCGGGCGTCACCTACCGGCACGGCGGCGGCGGGCCCGACGTGGTCGAGGTGCGGACCTCCGCGCTGCCCGCCGACGTCGACAAAGTCGTGGTGACAGCGAGCCTGGACCGGCCCGGCACCTTCGCCGCAGCGGGCTCGCTGCTGGCGACCATCGGATCATCCTCCGGCACATTGACCTTCCCGATGACGGGGCTCAGTACCGAGACCGCTGTGGTGTGCGTGGAGATCTATCGGCGCGGCGGCGCGTGGAAGGTGCGCGCTGTCGGGCAGGGCTACGACAACGGATTGGCCGGTATCGCAACGGCATTCGGGGTCAATATCGACGACGAGCCCGCAGCGCCTCCCTACCAGCAGCCACCGCCTCCGGCCTACCAGCAGCCACCCGCCCCGGCGTATCAACCGCCGCCGCAACCCGCCTACTCGGCCCCGCCGCAATTCCAGCAAGGAGCACAGCCGATGCAGAGCGATCTGTTCAACCCGAGTTTCGCCGAAGCCACCGGCCCCGGCATCCAGAAGCAGGGCGGCAAGATGATCAAGGTCGCCGTCGCCGGGGAGGTGATGGCGCGCACCGGTTCGATGGTCGCCTACCAGGGCGATCTGCAGTTCAAGGCGCTCGGCTCGGGCGGCATCGGCCGCGCCATCCAGCAGCGCCTCACCGGTGAGGGCGTCCCGCTCATGAAGGTCACCGGCCGCGGCGACCTGTTCCTGGCCAACGCCGCCGCCGACGTGCACACCGTCGACCTGGACGGCACCGACGGGCTCACCATCAACGGATCCAACGTTCTGGCTTTCGACTCGAGCCTGCGCTACGACGTGAAGATGGTCTCCGGCGCCGCCGGAGTCGCCAGCAACGCAGGCCTTTTCAACTGTGTCTTCACCGGCCGCGGCCGCATCGCCATCACCACGCACGGCTCCCCGGTGGTGCTTCAGGTGGACCAGCCCACCTTCGCCGACCCGCAGGCCGCCGTCGCCTGGTCCTCCAGTTTGAGCACCGGCATCAAACGCAACGATTCCTTCGGCCTGAGCCGCCTCATCGGCCGCAGCACCGGCGAGGGGTTGACGCTGTCGTTCTCCGGCCGCGGTTTCGTCATCGTGCAGCCTTCGGAGCTGCCGCCCGGCGGACTGCTCGGCGGCACCGGCGGCGGGCAGCAGGCCGGTCAGTCCGGCGGCGCCCTCGGCGGCCTGTTCAGCTGA
- a CDS encoding Mut7-C RNAse domain-containing protein, protein MSESGITIEFAPELHVFVAAALRNGGASVRTDGASTLGHVVESLGVPLTEVGELLVDGRTVRPAHVPAAGESIAVRAFPRPQTCPAPLRFLLDIHLGTLARRLRLLGLDAAYENPDIGDAALATRSATERRILLSRDRGLLRRREIYAGAYIYSHRPPEQLDDVLTRFAPPLSPWTRCTTCNGLLRPAPHATPRTSGAATTFAECADCGQTYWKGAHHSRLDAIVTHATAQIARLR, encoded by the coding sequence ATGAGTGAATCGGGGATCACCATCGAGTTCGCGCCGGAGCTACACGTGTTCGTCGCGGCGGCCTTGCGCAACGGCGGCGCGTCGGTACGAACCGACGGCGCCTCGACCCTCGGCCATGTGGTGGAGTCCCTGGGCGTCCCGCTAACGGAGGTGGGAGAACTGCTGGTCGACGGCCGCACTGTCCGGCCCGCACACGTCCCCGCTGCCGGTGAGTCCATCGCGGTCCGGGCGTTCCCGCGCCCCCAAACCTGCCCCGCGCCCTTACGTTTCCTCCTCGACATCCACCTCGGCACCCTCGCCCGCCGCCTGCGCCTGCTCGGCCTCGACGCCGCCTACGAGAACCCCGACATCGGCGACGCCGCCCTGGCGACCCGCTCCGCCACCGAACGCCGCATCCTGCTCTCCCGCGACCGCGGCCTCCTGCGCCGCCGCGAAATCTACGCCGGCGCCTACATCTACAGCCACCGCCCGCCCGAGCAACTCGACGACGTCCTCACCCGCTTCGCCCCGCCGCTGTCGCCGTGGACGCGCTGCACCACCTGCAACGGCCTGCTCCGTCCGGCTCCGCACGCCACCCCCCGAACCTCGGGAGCCGCCACTACGTTCGCCGAATGCGCCGACTGCGGCCAGACCTACTGGAAGGGCGCGCACCACAGCCGCCTCGATGCCATCGTCACCCACGCCACTGCGCAGATCGCCCGGCTCCGCTGA
- a CDS encoding ATP-binding protein: MRYFNTAGPCLQDLHYMIPADERLPQAQGYVEFGFYFVVHAPRQSGKTTALLSLADELNAEGHYAALYASCECGGPMGDDYAAVELTLLHRIRQAARRHGVPPELQPPDPWPDAPPGNRLEFGLREWVRQCPRPLVLFLDEIDALRGEGLISVLRQLRTGFIENRRSFVHSVVLCGMRDVRDYKAAAGGDPARLGGASPFNIKIKSLRVGDFTKLEVSQLYGQHTAATGQEFDSKAIDLAFWYTQGQPWLVNALAWEILGEMGVREAITIDHVEQAKERLILARATHLDSLIDKLNDPRVRRVLEPIIVGEVARSVPEFDNDVSYTRDLGLIAQGKELRIANPIYQEVIVRVLGDNTERSISAQPSSFRLPDGRIDFPHLLQEFATFWVQHGDVLAARENYHEAAAQLVLMAYLHRIVNGAGFVDRELGVGRGRIDLLVRQPYSDEHGRKAEQREALELKVWAGHQADPLAEGLTQIDSYLDRLSLDTGTLVIFDRRPTAAPIGERTGFDKAQTPSGRIVTLLRA; encoded by the coding sequence GTGAGGTACTTCAACACGGCAGGTCCGTGTCTTCAGGACCTGCACTACATGATCCCCGCCGACGAACGGTTGCCCCAGGCACAGGGTTACGTTGAGTTCGGCTTCTACTTCGTCGTGCACGCGCCCCGGCAGTCGGGCAAGACTACGGCGCTGTTGAGCCTGGCCGATGAGTTGAATGCCGAGGGGCACTACGCGGCGCTATATGCATCCTGCGAGTGCGGCGGCCCCATGGGCGATGACTACGCCGCTGTGGAGCTGACCTTGCTGCACCGGATCCGGCAGGCGGCCCGGCGCCATGGCGTGCCCCCGGAGTTGCAGCCACCCGACCCATGGCCGGACGCGCCTCCAGGCAACCGGCTGGAATTCGGTCTGCGGGAATGGGTGCGCCAATGCCCGCGTCCGCTGGTGTTGTTTCTCGATGAGATCGACGCTTTGCGCGGCGAGGGTCTGATCAGCGTGCTGCGGCAGCTGCGGACCGGATTCATCGAGAACCGTAGGAGCTTTGTGCATTCGGTGGTTCTCTGCGGCATGCGGGATGTCCGGGACTACAAGGCCGCCGCCGGAGGTGACCCGGCGCGGCTGGGTGGGGCGAGCCCGTTCAACATCAAGATCAAGTCCCTTCGCGTCGGTGACTTCACCAAACTCGAGGTTAGCCAGCTCTACGGTCAGCACACCGCCGCTACGGGACAGGAATTCGACAGCAAAGCCATAGATCTGGCCTTCTGGTACACCCAGGGCCAACCGTGGTTGGTGAACGCGCTGGCTTGGGAAATCCTGGGTGAGATGGGCGTTCGTGAGGCGATCACGATCGATCACGTCGAGCAAGCCAAAGAACGGCTGATCCTCGCACGGGCAACCCATTTGGATTCACTGATCGACAAGCTCAACGATCCGCGCGTGCGGCGAGTGCTCGAGCCGATCATTGTCGGCGAGGTTGCCAGGTCGGTTCCCGAATTCGACAACGATGTCTCCTACACCAGGGATTTGGGTTTGATCGCGCAGGGTAAAGAGTTGCGGATCGCGAACCCGATCTATCAGGAAGTGATCGTGCGGGTGCTCGGTGACAACACCGAGCGCAGCATCTCGGCTCAACCGTCGAGCTTTCGCCTGCCCGATGGCCGAATCGACTTTCCGCATTTGCTGCAGGAGTTCGCGACCTTCTGGGTTCAGCACGGCGACGTGCTCGCAGCTCGCGAGAACTATCACGAGGCGGCCGCACAGTTGGTGCTGATGGCATATCTGCACCGCATCGTCAACGGCGCGGGATTTGTGGACCGCGAGCTCGGCGTCGGCCGAGGACGCATCGATCTGCTTGTTCGCCAACCCTATTCCGATGAACACGGACGTAAGGCCGAGCAGCGCGAGGCACTGGAGCTGAAGGTATGGGCCGGACATCAGGCCGACCCCCTCGCTGAGGGTTTGACCCAGATCGACAGCTACCTCGACCGGCTCAGCCTCGACACCGGCACACTGGTGATCTTCGATCGGCGGCCTACGGCTGCGCCGATCGGCGAACGCACCGGGTTCGACAAAGCGCAGACGCCGTCCGGGCGGATCGTCACCTTGCTTCGCGCCTGA
- a CDS encoding Rv3235 family protein, translated as MRKLAAGQPSPVVGEARSAARAFADRVLRATLEVLDHRRPVTQLRGMVSTQVLEALRTMVACDSAPSRELGAAALGPVDVIMVDAENAEICARYVRGHRTLAIAARARFVRGIGWQLTVFRVLGV; from the coding sequence ATGCGGAAACTGGCGGCGGGGCAGCCTTCGCCGGTGGTGGGGGAAGCCCGTTCCGCCGCAAGGGCATTCGCCGATCGGGTGTTACGGGCCACGTTGGAGGTGCTGGATCATCGCCGGCCCGTGACACAGCTTCGGGGCATGGTGAGCACGCAGGTACTGGAGGCGCTGCGCACCATGGTGGCCTGTGATTCGGCGCCGAGCAGGGAGCTCGGGGCCGCCGCGCTGGGTCCCGTCGACGTGATCATGGTCGATGCCGAGAACGCCGAGATCTGCGCACGATATGTGCGCGGGCACCGCACGCTCGCCATCGCTGCCCGGGCCCGGTTCGTCCGCGGGATCGGCTGGCAGCTGACGGTCTTCCGGGTGCTGGGGGTCTAG
- a CDS encoding lytic transglycosylase domain-containing protein has translation MVRSVSLTAAAFCAVLLSAAPSAAEPGRGGPTAAEYAAAQIPNCETPECAAAVRQAGMTMALVRATNKLIALSIVPVHQFHAFDMVITRESGWNHLARNPSSGAYGLGQALPPEKMFTHGLDWMVNPVTQIRWTYDYMNKRYGGPAGAWAFWQANHWY, from the coding sequence ATGGTCCGAAGTGTTTCATTGACGGCTGCTGCCTTCTGTGCGGTGTTGCTGAGTGCTGCTCCCTCGGCCGCCGAGCCCGGTAGGGGCGGTCCTACGGCCGCCGAGTACGCCGCCGCCCAGATACCGAACTGCGAGACCCCGGAGTGCGCCGCCGCCGTCCGGCAGGCGGGCATGACGATGGCTCTGGTCCGCGCGACGAACAAACTGATCGCGCTGTCGATCGTGCCCGTCCATCAGTTCCATGCCTTCGACATGGTCATCACCCGCGAAAGCGGCTGGAACCATCTGGCCCGCAACCCCAGCAGCGGCGCCTACGGCCTCGGCCAGGCCCTACCGCCGGAGAAGATGTTCACCCACGGCCTCGACTGGATGGTCAACCCGGTCACCCAGATCCGCTGGACCTACGACTACATGAACAAGCGCTACGGCGGCCCCGCCGGCGCCTGGGCGTTCTGGCAGGCCAATCACTGGTACTGA
- a CDS encoding C40 family peptidase, producing MAKPSFRAAVIAGAIVGSAALPAIPALAQTIQVPGFGAVEIPDVPQPIKDQITSPQAQDLLNQVPQPYQDQARDVVGQIAPAPSASRGLRALQAAESQIGTPYVWGGSQPGGFDCSGLVQWSYGQEGVDMPRTSEQQENVGTPVALEDAQPGDVVIYNGGSHTALYAGNGQVVHAPSSGQDVTYAPVDQMPIDSIRRPVEA from the coding sequence ATGGCCAAACCTAGTTTTCGTGCCGCCGTCATCGCAGGCGCCATCGTCGGATCCGCCGCCCTGCCCGCCATCCCGGCGCTCGCCCAGACCATCCAGGTTCCCGGCTTCGGCGCCGTCGAAATCCCGGACGTGCCGCAGCCCATCAAGGATCAGATCACCTCGCCGCAGGCGCAGGACCTGCTGAACCAGGTGCCGCAGCCGTACCAGGACCAGGCGCGCGACGTGGTCGGCCAGATCGCTCCGGCGCCGTCGGCGTCCAGAGGCCTGCGCGCCCTGCAGGCCGCGGAATCCCAGATCGGCACCCCGTACGTGTGGGGCGGCAGCCAGCCCGGCGGCTTCGACTGCTCCGGCCTGGTGCAGTGGTCCTACGGCCAGGAAGGCGTCGATATGCCGCGCACCAGCGAACAGCAGGAGAACGTGGGCACCCCCGTCGCCCTGGAAGACGCGCAGCCCGGCGACGTCGTGATCTACAACGGCGGCTCGCACACTGCCCTCTACGCCGGCAACGGCCAGGTCGTCCACGCCCCGAGTTCGGGCCAGGACGTCACCTACGCCCCGGTCGACCAGATGCCGATCGACAGCATCCGTCGTCCGGTCGAGGCCTGA
- a CDS encoding DUF2277 domain-containing protein, whose protein sequence is MCRNITALRGLEPAATPEEIQAAALQYVRKVGGLSSISAATKPAVEEAVADIAAATARLLAQLPDRKVPPKTIPPLRRPEVQARIHAHD, encoded by the coding sequence ATGTGCCGAAACATCACCGCGTTGCGCGGGCTCGAGCCTGCGGCAACCCCAGAGGAAATTCAGGCGGCGGCCCTGCAGTATGTGCGCAAGGTCGGTGGCCTCTCCAGCATTTCCGCAGCAACTAAACCGGCGGTAGAAGAGGCGGTCGCGGACATTGCCGCGGCAACGGCTCGGCTACTGGCGCAGTTGCCGGATCGCAAGGTGCCGCCGAAGACGATCCCGCCGCTGCGCCGCCCGGAGGTCCAGGCGCGTATCCACGCGCACGACTGA
- a CDS encoding phosphatase PAP2 family protein, giving the protein MLILDPHERSTPAAGIVRREGHFRPLTIWGGIAAAVLVLVAGQAMALHINALGPLTSLARDYVGIPKSASTSWAGFLLALVGVTNRVRVTALASAVALDLVFVAIRAIEGAKFTIGNGPTIVLTVLAILAAVRWSGIQRETALRTIALGALLILATKIGEIWLDITAWARPMVLDPYVQVADRALGNPSWLAGQVLEAAPWFESLVRWVYFELPVAAIVVAVWQLRGVTAGRWPRHHLVRTFLTIGLVGPLFYLLFPVVGPILAFGPWGNGMELANVWPNIVPPVPATLEAMPFDGITPRNCMPSLHTAWALSLFIHSRRGPAWLRWGGVFWLVCTLIATLGLGAHYGVDLVVGAALCLTIESILRDPERGWDRARVRVVALGVATFASVLLAIRYLPLTMANHPFPSGVAILGLFAILAITFYRTWFASERITS; this is encoded by the coding sequence ATGCTCATTCTCGACCCGCACGAACGTTCGACCCCCGCTGCCGGGATTGTTCGGCGGGAAGGGCATTTCCGTCCTCTCACGATCTGGGGCGGCATCGCCGCCGCGGTACTGGTGCTCGTCGCCGGACAGGCCATGGCGCTGCACATCAACGCGCTGGGTCCGCTGACCAGCCTGGCGCGCGACTACGTCGGCATACCGAAATCCGCGAGCACCTCGTGGGCCGGGTTCCTGCTCGCGCTGGTCGGTGTCACCAACCGGGTGCGGGTCACCGCGCTGGCCTCCGCGGTCGCGCTCGATCTGGTCTTCGTCGCGATCCGGGCGATCGAGGGCGCGAAGTTCACCATCGGCAACGGCCCGACCATCGTGCTGACCGTGCTGGCGATCCTCGCCGCCGTGCGCTGGTCCGGCATCCAGCGCGAGACCGCCCTGCGCACCATCGCGCTCGGCGCGCTGCTGATCCTCGCGACGAAGATCGGCGAGATCTGGCTGGACATCACCGCGTGGGCCCGTCCCATGGTGCTCGATCCCTATGTGCAGGTGGCCGATCGAGCCCTGGGCAATCCGTCCTGGCTGGCCGGGCAGGTCCTGGAGGCCGCGCCGTGGTTCGAGAGCCTGGTGCGCTGGGTGTACTTCGAGCTGCCGGTCGCGGCCATCGTGGTCGCCGTCTGGCAGCTGCGCGGCGTCACCGCGGGCCGGTGGCCGCGGCACCACCTGGTGCGCACGTTCCTGACCATCGGCCTGGTCGGGCCGCTGTTCTACCTGCTGTTCCCCGTCGTCGGTCCGATCCTGGCCTTCGGGCCCTGGGGCAACGGCATGGAACTCGCGAATGTCTGGCCGAATATCGTCCCGCCCGTGCCCGCCACCCTCGAGGCAATGCCGTTCGACGGGATCACGCCCCGCAACTGCATGCCGTCACTGCACACGGCGTGGGCGCTGTCGCTGTTCATCCACTCCCGGCGCGGGCCGGCCTGGCTGCGCTGGGGCGGTGTGTTCTGGCTGGTCTGCACTCTCATCGCAACCCTGGGCCTGGGTGCGCACTACGGCGTGGATCTCGTTGTGGGCGCGGCACTGTGCCTGACCATCGAATCCATCTTGCGCGACCCCGAGCGCGGCTGGGATCGTGCTCGCGTGCGGGTGGTGGCGCTGGGTGTCGCGACGTTCGCGAGCGTGCTGCTGGCCATCCGCTATCTGCCCCTGACCATGGCGAACCATCCGTTCCCGTCGGGGGTCGCGATCCTCGGGCTGTTCGCCATTCTGGCAATCACCTTCTACCGCACCTGGTTCGCGTCCGAACGCATCACCTCGTAA